Proteins encoded together in one Peribacillus asahii window:
- the thiC gene encoding phosphomethylpyrimidine synthase ThiC produces the protein MMSEQKNVVMTSFPASKKVFVEGSQPSIRVPFREIEQSPTVTARGEEVNLPIRVYDTSGPYTDPQVKIDIEKGLSSVRSEWIRNREDTEEYIGREIKPEDNGYKNINQGKEFVFPGLKRKPLRAKKGKNVTQMHYARQGIITPEMEYIALRENMDPEFVRKEVAEGRAIIPANINHPESEPMIIGRNFLVKINANIGNSAVTSSIDEEVEKMTWAIRWGADTMMDLSTGKNIHTTREWIIRNCPVPVGTVPIYQALEKVNGIAEDLTWEVFRDTLIEQAEQGVDYFTIHAGVRLPYIPLTAKRTTGIVSRGGSIMAQWCLAHHQENFLYTHFEEICEIMKAYDVSFSLGDGLRPGSIADANDDAQFAELETLGELTKIAWKHDVQVMIEGPGHVPMHKIKENMDKQLDICMEAPFYTLGPLTTDIAPGYDHITSAIGAAMIASYGTAMLCYVTPKEHLGLPNKDDVRDGVITYKIAAHAADLAKGHPGAELRDNALSKARFEFRWRDQFNLSLDPERAMEYHDETLPAEGAKTAHFCSMCGPKFCSMKISHNIRDMEMDKALEEKAEEFRQSGSKIYQ, from the coding sequence GTCTCCAACTGTGACAGCGCGAGGGGAAGAAGTAAATCTGCCCATCCGTGTCTATGATACGAGTGGTCCCTATACAGATCCACAAGTGAAGATTGATATTGAAAAAGGTCTATCATCTGTACGGAGCGAATGGATTCGTAATCGTGAGGATACCGAGGAATATATCGGGCGTGAAATAAAGCCTGAGGACAATGGCTATAAAAATATCAATCAAGGAAAAGAATTTGTCTTTCCTGGATTAAAAAGAAAGCCGCTTCGTGCAAAAAAAGGGAAAAATGTAACGCAAATGCATTATGCCCGTCAAGGAATCATTACACCTGAAATGGAATATATCGCATTGCGAGAAAATATGGACCCAGAATTTGTTCGTAAAGAAGTAGCGGAAGGGCGAGCGATTATTCCAGCTAATATTAATCATCCAGAAAGTGAACCAATGATTATTGGACGTAATTTTTTAGTGAAAATTAATGCTAATATCGGTAATTCTGCAGTAACTTCGTCAATCGATGAAGAAGTGGAAAAAATGACGTGGGCTATTCGTTGGGGAGCAGACACGATGATGGATCTTTCTACAGGGAAAAACATTCATACAACGCGAGAGTGGATTATTCGCAATTGTCCGGTTCCAGTTGGGACGGTTCCGATTTATCAAGCGCTTGAAAAAGTGAATGGTATTGCCGAAGATTTAACATGGGAAGTGTTCCGGGATACGTTAATTGAACAAGCGGAACAAGGGGTGGATTACTTTACGATTCATGCGGGAGTACGTCTGCCATATATCCCACTAACAGCAAAGAGAACAACAGGCATTGTATCTCGCGGGGGATCGATTATGGCCCAATGGTGTTTAGCGCATCATCAAGAAAACTTCCTATACACACATTTTGAAGAAATATGTGAAATTATGAAAGCGTACGATGTTTCCTTTTCATTAGGAGATGGGCTTCGTCCAGGTTCGATTGCCGATGCGAATGATGATGCTCAATTTGCGGAGCTTGAAACGCTTGGTGAATTAACGAAAATTGCTTGGAAACATGATGTACAAGTGATGATTGAAGGACCAGGTCATGTACCGATGCATAAAATTAAAGAAAATATGGATAAGCAATTAGATATTTGTATGGAAGCGCCGTTCTATACGCTTGGACCATTAACGACTGATATTGCACCAGGCTATGACCATATTACGTCAGCCATTGGCGCAGCGATGATTGCTTCATACGGAACAGCCATGCTTTGCTATGTAACACCGAAAGAACATTTAGGCTTGCCAAATAAAGACGATGTGCGCGATGGGGTAATTACGTATAAAATTGCCGCTCATGCAGCGGATCTTGCCAAAGGACATCCTGGAGCAGAACTTCGTGATAACGCTCTTTCAAAAGCACGATTTGAATTCCGTTGGCGTGATCAATTTAACTTATCACTTGATCCGGAGCGAGCAATGGAATACCATGATGAAACGCTGCCAGCAGAAGGAGCTAAAACCGCTCATTTCTGTTCAATGTGCGGCCCAAAATTTTGCAGCATGAAGATTTCTCATAATATTCGTGATATGGAAATGGATAAAGCGCTAGAAGAGAAAGCGGAGGAATTCCGTCAGAGTGGTTCAAAGATTTATCAATAA